GGCACGGTCGGCTTCCTGCCTGTTCGCATGGGCTCGCGCACCCGGCCGTCGCGACCCGACCGCGGCGCCAAGAGGCGGCGCCCAATCGCTTCAGCGAGAAGGATCGATGGCAGACGCGCGGCGGCAGTGGTTCACGACGACCGCGCTCCGTTCAGACCGGGTCCCCCCGATAGAGCGCCGCGATTGCAGTACTGTCGGCGCCGGCGTGTCCGCGCTGGACCATCAGCCGATGCAATTCGGCTGCTGTCACGGCCATGGGCATCGAGGATGCGGTAGCGCGCGCAAGATCGGACACGGTGTCGAGGTCCTTGAGCATCGTTCTAATGTGCGATTCCACCGTCATGTCGCCGGCCACCATCTTCGGTAAGAACTGTTGCAGCAGCAGGGAGTCCGCGCGGCCTCCGGCGAGAGCTTCGGGGAGCCGGTCCGCGTCGATCCCTGCGCGTGCAGCGAGAGCTGCCGCTTCAGCGAGAACGGCGAACCCGCAACCGACAATCGTCTGGTTGATCAGCTTCGTGGTCTGGCCCGCGCCGATCGGCCCCATCAGCGTGAAGCGGCGCGCCAGCACAGCGACGACCTCGCGGGCACGCTCGAAATCCGCTTCGTTGCCCCCGGCCATGACGGTCAGATTCCCGGTTTCGGCGCCGATCACCCCACCCGAAACGGGCGCGTCCATCCAGCGCATCCCCGTTTCCCGCTGCAGGCGCGCCGCCATGTCCCGGCAGGCGCCCGGGCGGATCGAGGACATGTCGACCAGCAACTTTCCGTCCGCGCCGCCGGCGGCAATACCCTCTTCGCCGAACACGACGGCCTCCACCGCTTCGGTATCGGAGAGGCAAGTGAACACCAGATCGGAAGCGCGAGCTACGTCGGCCGCCGTCTGCCGTCGCTCCGCACCGAGTTCGACGAACCGGTCGAGTTTGGCGGGGGTGCGTCCCCAGACCGCCACCCCGTAGTCCGCCTCGAGCAGCCGTACGGTCATCGGCGCTCCCATGAGGCCGAGGCCGATGTATCCGAGGCTCGGTTTGTGCTGACCCATGGCATTCCCTCCTGGCTTCGTCTGTCCGAGCCGGGTTGTCGACGGCGCTTCGCTTCAGCCGCTCCCGCGCAGCTCCCGAGGAGCATAGAG
This genomic interval from Rhodospirillales bacterium contains the following:
- a CDS encoding NAD(P)-dependent oxidoreductase, translated to MGQHKPSLGYIGLGLMGAPMTVRLLEADYGVAVWGRTPAKLDRFVELGAERRQTAADVARASDLVFTCLSDTEAVEAVVFGEEGIAAGGADGKLLVDMSSIRPGACRDMAARLQRETGMRWMDAPVSGGVIGAETGNLTVMAGGNEADFERAREVVAVLARRFTLMGPIGAGQTTKLINQTIVGCGFAVLAEAAALAARAGIDADRLPEALAGGRADSLLLQQFLPKMVAGDMTVESHIRTMLKDLDTVSDLARATASSMPMAVTAAELHRLMVQRGHAGADSTAIAALYRGDPV